Proteins from one Planctomyces sp. SH-PL62 genomic window:
- a CDS encoding sulfatase gives MKARFGWMTRAAATAVAFGSCFVATAFAREAPKQPNIVFVFSDDHAYQAVGAYQDPRKLLDTPNLDRIAREGVRFDRCLVPNSICGPSRATVLTGKYSHANGFYNNSNSRFDGAQPTFPKLLRQAGYQTAIVGKWHLHSDPTGFDYWNILPGQGIYYDPDMIEMGVRSRRSGYVTDVVTDVSLDWLKKRDRSRPFLLMSQHKAPHRPWSPAIRHLGHDGDRTYAEPPTLFDDYAGRSLAERDQDMTIARTMNANDLKLNDFKERFSPDQRAAWDAYYKPRNEAFRRANLQGDDLVRWKYNRYMHDYLGCIKGIDENVGRILKYLDDEGLAEDTIVVYASDQGFYLGEHGWFDKRWIFEESLKTPLLVRWPGVVKPGSIEPRIVSNVDFAPTLLEAAGVAVPADLQGRSLVPILRGEAPADWRKSFYYEYFEYPDPHHVRPHHGVVNDRYKLIRFDGPDLDAWELFDLHNDPHELRDVYDDPANAEVVAELKRELERLRRDLKVPAKLPREAYGTAPFIEPTPAPAR, from the coding sequence ATGAAGGCAAGATTCGGTTGGATGACCCGCGCGGCGGCGACCGCCGTCGCGTTCGGCTCCTGTTTCGTGGCGACGGCCTTCGCGCGCGAGGCTCCGAAACAGCCCAACATCGTCTTCGTCTTCTCGGACGACCACGCCTACCAGGCGGTGGGCGCCTATCAGGACCCGCGCAAGCTGCTCGACACCCCGAATCTGGACCGGATCGCCCGCGAGGGGGTCCGGTTCGACCGCTGCCTCGTCCCCAACTCCATCTGCGGGCCCAGCAGAGCCACCGTGCTCACCGGCAAGTACAGCCACGCCAACGGCTTCTACAACAACTCCAACAGCCGGTTCGACGGCGCCCAGCCGACCTTCCCGAAGCTCCTGCGCCAGGCCGGGTACCAGACGGCGATCGTCGGCAAGTGGCACCTCCACTCGGACCCCACCGGCTTCGACTACTGGAACATCCTTCCGGGGCAGGGGATCTACTACGACCCCGACATGATCGAGATGGGCGTGCGTTCCCGACGATCCGGCTACGTCACCGACGTCGTCACCGACGTCTCGCTCGACTGGCTGAAGAAGCGCGACCGATCCAGGCCGTTCCTGCTGATGTCCCAGCACAAGGCGCCGCACCGCCCCTGGTCCCCCGCGATCCGCCACCTGGGCCACGACGGCGACCGCACCTACGCCGAGCCGCCGACGCTGTTCGACGACTACGCCGGACGCTCGCTCGCCGAACGCGACCAGGACATGACCATCGCCCGCACGATGAACGCGAACGACCTCAAGCTCAACGACTTCAAGGAGCGGTTCTCCCCCGACCAGCGCGCGGCGTGGGACGCCTACTACAAGCCCCGCAACGAGGCCTTCCGCCGGGCGAACCTCCAGGGCGACGACCTGGTCCGCTGGAAGTACAACCGCTACATGCACGACTATCTCGGCTGCATCAAGGGGATCGACGAAAACGTCGGCCGGATTCTCAAATACCTGGATGATGAAGGGTTGGCCGAAGACACGATCGTCGTCTATGCGTCCGACCAGGGCTTCTACCTGGGCGAGCACGGCTGGTTCGACAAGCGATGGATCTTCGAGGAATCGCTGAAGACTCCGCTGCTCGTCCGCTGGCCCGGCGTGGTGAAGCCGGGGAGCATCGAGCCCCGAATCGTCTCGAACGTCGACTTCGCGCCGACCTTGCTGGAAGCCGCCGGCGTGGCCGTCCCGGCCGACCTCCAGGGCCGGAGCCTCGTCCCGATCCTCCGCGGCGAGGCCCCCGCAGACTGGCGGAAGAGCTTCTATTACGAGTACTTCGAGTACCCCGACCCTCACCACGTCCGGCCCCACCACGGCGTCGTGAACGACCGCTACAAGCTCATCCGCTTCGACGGTCCCGACCTCGACGCCTGGGAGCTGTTCGACCTTCACAACGATCCACACGAGCTTCGCGACGTGTACGACGACCCCGCCAACGCGGAAGTCGTCGCCGAGCTGAAGCGCGAGCTGGAGCGGCTCCGTCGCGACCTGAAGGTCCCGGCTAAGCTGCCCCGCGAGGCTTACGGCACGGCGCCATTCATCGAACCGACGCCGGCTCCCGCTCGTTGA
- the treZ gene encoding malto-oligosyltrehalose trehalohydrolase — protein sequence MGAEIQGGGVHFRVWAPKRKQVEVVVEGGAGSLVALDAEAEGYYSGFAPGLGAGARYRYRLDGEGPYPDPASRFQPEGVHGPSEVVDPSTYSWSDAGWKGCGLRGQVLYELHVGTFTPEGTWDAAVDRLARLVELGVTVVEVMPVAEFAGEFGWGYDGVDLFAPYHVYGTPDAMRRFVDRAHSLGLAVILDVVYNHFGPDGAYFGAFSDSYLHGGRANDWGDALNFDGEDSGPVRQFFESNAGYWIDEFHLDGLRLDATHAIHDASPDHIVASLTRRAREAAGGRSIILFAENEAQDVSMIQPQSRGGCGVDAAWNDDFHHAARVAATGRAEAYYADYHGTPQELISAVKWGYLFQGQLVKWQQKRRGTYAIDLPAEQFLIYLENHDQVANSARGSRLKTLTSPGRYRALTALQLLSPQTPMLFQGQELGSEQPFLYFCDHHEELASAVREGRREELAGFASTTLPELREHLFDPAAESTFLASKLVEPADFREVQEFRLIHDLLKLRRDDPVFRAQDATKIHGAVIGPEAFVLRFFGDFPDCRLILINLGRDLYPAANTEPLLAPPPGQDWSVTWFSEHPTYGGSGIPPLEADQPWRAPGHSAVVFAPVPAPDRPHVAEMGSTEVQDYDVHPALRRRRRGGRP from the coding sequence GTGGGGGCCGAAATCCAGGGAGGCGGCGTCCATTTCCGGGTCTGGGCGCCGAAGCGGAAACAGGTCGAGGTCGTCGTCGAGGGGGGGGCGGGGAGCCTCGTCGCTCTGGATGCCGAGGCGGAAGGCTATTACTCGGGCTTCGCGCCGGGGCTCGGCGCCGGGGCGCGATATCGTTACCGCCTGGACGGGGAAGGCCCCTACCCCGATCCGGCCTCGCGGTTCCAGCCCGAAGGGGTCCACGGTCCATCGGAGGTCGTCGATCCCTCGACGTACTCCTGGAGCGACGCGGGCTGGAAGGGGTGTGGGCTGCGCGGCCAGGTGCTCTACGAATTGCACGTGGGCACGTTCACGCCGGAGGGGACGTGGGACGCGGCCGTCGATCGCCTCGCGCGGCTGGTCGAGCTGGGCGTGACCGTCGTCGAGGTGATGCCCGTCGCCGAGTTCGCGGGCGAGTTCGGCTGGGGCTACGACGGCGTCGACCTGTTCGCCCCTTATCACGTCTACGGGACGCCGGACGCGATGCGACGGTTCGTCGACCGGGCCCACTCGCTGGGCCTCGCGGTGATCCTGGACGTGGTCTACAACCACTTCGGTCCCGACGGGGCCTACTTCGGGGCCTTCTCCGACTCCTACCTGCATGGTGGGCGCGCCAACGATTGGGGAGACGCGCTGAACTTCGACGGCGAGGACTCCGGTCCCGTGCGACAGTTCTTCGAGTCCAACGCCGGATACTGGATCGACGAGTTCCACCTCGACGGCCTCCGGCTCGACGCCACGCACGCCATCCACGACGCGTCGCCGGACCACATCGTCGCCTCGCTGACGCGCCGGGCCCGCGAGGCGGCCGGCGGCCGGTCGATCATCCTCTTCGCGGAGAACGAGGCCCAGGACGTCAGTATGATCCAGCCCCAGTCTCGGGGCGGGTGCGGCGTCGACGCCGCGTGGAACGACGACTTCCACCACGCGGCACGCGTCGCGGCGACCGGACGCGCCGAGGCCTACTACGCCGATTATCACGGAACGCCCCAAGAGCTGATCTCGGCCGTGAAGTGGGGATACCTGTTCCAGGGCCAGCTGGTGAAGTGGCAGCAGAAGCGACGCGGTACTTACGCGATCGACCTGCCGGCGGAGCAGTTCCTCATCTACCTGGAAAACCACGATCAGGTCGCGAATTCGGCGCGCGGCAGCCGGCTCAAGACCCTTACGAGCCCGGGGCGGTATCGCGCCTTGACGGCCCTCCAGCTGCTATCGCCGCAGACGCCGATGCTGTTCCAGGGCCAGGAGCTGGGGAGCGAACAGCCCTTTTTGTACTTCTGCGACCATCACGAGGAGCTGGCCTCGGCGGTGCGCGAGGGGCGTAGGGAAGAGCTCGCGGGCTTCGCCAGCACCACGCTCCCCGAGCTTCGCGAGCACCTGTTCGACCCCGCCGCCGAGTCGACGTTCCTGGCCTCCAAGCTCGTCGAGCCCGCGGATTTTCGCGAAGTCCAGGAGTTCCGGCTGATTCACGACCTCCTGAAGCTGCGCCGCGACGACCCAGTCTTCCGAGCGCAGGACGCGACGAAGATCCATGGCGCGGTGATCGGCCCCGAGGCGTTCGTGCTCCGGTTCTTCGGCGATTTCCCCGACTGCCGCCTCATCTTGATCAACCTGGGCCGAGACCTCTACCCGGCCGCCAACACCGAGCCCTTGCTCGCGCCGCCGCCGGGCCAGGACTGGTCGGTGACCTGGTTCAGCGAGCACCCCACCTACGGCGGTTCGGGCATCCCGCCTCTCGAGGCCGACCAGCCCTGGCGCGCGCCGGGGCATTCGGCCGTCGTCTTCGCCCCCGTCCCGGCCCCGGACCGTCCGCACGTGGCCGAGATGGGCTCGACCGAGGTCCAGGACTACGACGTCCACCCCGCGCTGCGCCGGAGGCGGCGGGGCGGGCGGCCCTGA